A window from Electrophorus electricus isolate fEleEle1 chromosome 7, fEleEle1.pri, whole genome shotgun sequence encodes these proteins:
- the wif1 gene encoding wnt inhibitory factor 1 isoform X2, whose protein sequence is MWIDANQARILIGFEEDILIVSEGRMAPFTHDFKKAQQRMPAIPVHIHYVNFTWQVTDQAEYFYEFQTLRSFDKDIMDDPTVNVPRLGSVPHKASVVQVGFPCRGDQDGVAAFEVTILVMDGGGNIVLRTPHNAIFFKSCQRAKCPGGCRNGGYCNERQVCECHDGFYGTQCEKALCSPRCMNGGLCMSPGLCGCPPGYYGASCEKANCSTTCFNGGTCFHPGKCVCPTGFEGSRCEKSKCRQPCRNGGKCMGKNKCKCSKGYHGDLCSKAVCEPSCGAHGTCLEPNRCQCRDGWHGRHCNKRYRGGSSTIPRPSGPRPKPHTTSERELRVASDTNRPSDTNYVV, encoded by the exons ATGTGGATTGATGCTAACCAAGCTAGGATATTAATAG GTTTCGAGGAGGATATTTTGATTGTGTCAGAGGGCAGAATGGCTCCATTCACACACGACTTCAAGAAAGCGCAGCAGCGGATGCCCGCTATACCTGTTCATATCCACTACGTGAACTTCACCTGGCAAGTGACTGATCAG GCTGAGTACTTCTACGAGTTCCAGACTCTACGTTCATTCGACAAAGACATCATGGATGACCCTACTGTCAACGTCCCCCGATTAGGCTCTGTACCGCACAAAGCTTCAG TGGTGCAGGTAGGTTTCCCATGCCGAGGCGATCAGGACGGTGTTGCGGCATTCGAGGTCACCATCCTGGTGATGGACGGGGGTGGAAACATCGTTCTGCGGACCCCGCATAACGCCATCTTCTTCAAGTCCTGCCAGAGAG CGAAGTGTCCTGGGGGCTGCAGGAACGGAGGCTACTGTAACGAGAGGCAGGTCTGCGAGTGCCACGATGGCTTCTATGGCAcgcagtgtgaaaaag CCCTGTGTTCACCACGGTGCATGAATGGAGGTCTGTGTATGAGTCCAGGGCTGTGTGGTTGTCCCCCAGGCTACTATGGTGCCAGCTGTGAGAAAG CAAACTGCAGCACTACGTGTTTTAATGGGGGAACTTGCTTCCATCCCGGGAAATGTGTTTGCCCCACTGGCTTTGAGGGCAGCCGCTGTGAAAAAA GTAAATGCCGGCAGCCATGCCGCAATGGAGGCAAATGCATGGGCAAGAACAAATGCAAGTGCAGCaagggttaccatggagatcTGTGCTCCAAGG ctGTCTGTGAGCCCAGCTGCGGAGCACACGGGACTTGCTTAGAGCCCAACAGGTGTCAGTGCCGGGACGGTTGGCATGGACGTCACTGTAATAAGA GGTATCGCGGGGGATCATCAACGATCCCCCGCCCCTCCGGACCCAGGCCAAAGCCCCACACCACATCAGAGAGGGAGCTCAGAGTGGCCTCTGACACTAACCGGCCCTCCGACACCAACTACGTTGTTTAA
- the wif1 gene encoding wnt inhibitory factor 1 isoform X3 → MAPFTHDFKKAQQRMPAIPVHIHYVNFTWQVTDQAEYFYEFQTLRSFDKDIMDDPTVNVPRLGSVPHKASVVQVGFPCRGDQDGVAAFEVTILVMDGGGNIVLRTPHNAIFFKSCQRAKCPGGCRNGGYCNERQVCECHDGFYGTQCEKALCSPRCMNGGLCMSPGLCGCPPGYYGASCEKANCSTTCFNGGTCFHPGKCVCPTGFEGSRCEKSKCRQPCRNGGKCMGKNKCKCSKGYHGDLCSKAVCEPSCGAHGTCLEPNRCQCRDGWHGRHCNKRYRGGSSTIPRPSGPRPKPHTTSERELRVASDTNRPSDTNYVV, encoded by the exons ATGGCTCCATTCACACACGACTTCAAGAAAGCGCAGCAGCGGATGCCCGCTATACCTGTTCATATCCACTACGTGAACTTCACCTGGCAAGTGACTGATCAG GCTGAGTACTTCTACGAGTTCCAGACTCTACGTTCATTCGACAAAGACATCATGGATGACCCTACTGTCAACGTCCCCCGATTAGGCTCTGTACCGCACAAAGCTTCAG TGGTGCAGGTAGGTTTCCCATGCCGAGGCGATCAGGACGGTGTTGCGGCATTCGAGGTCACCATCCTGGTGATGGACGGGGGTGGAAACATCGTTCTGCGGACCCCGCATAACGCCATCTTCTTCAAGTCCTGCCAGAGAG CGAAGTGTCCTGGGGGCTGCAGGAACGGAGGCTACTGTAACGAGAGGCAGGTCTGCGAGTGCCACGATGGCTTCTATGGCAcgcagtgtgaaaaag CCCTGTGTTCACCACGGTGCATGAATGGAGGTCTGTGTATGAGTCCAGGGCTGTGTGGTTGTCCCCCAGGCTACTATGGTGCCAGCTGTGAGAAAG CAAACTGCAGCACTACGTGTTTTAATGGGGGAACTTGCTTCCATCCCGGGAAATGTGTTTGCCCCACTGGCTTTGAGGGCAGCCGCTGTGAAAAAA GTAAATGCCGGCAGCCATGCCGCAATGGAGGCAAATGCATGGGCAAGAACAAATGCAAGTGCAGCaagggttaccatggagatcTGTGCTCCAAGG ctGTCTGTGAGCCCAGCTGCGGAGCACACGGGACTTGCTTAGAGCCCAACAGGTGTCAGTGCCGGGACGGTTGGCATGGACGTCACTGTAATAAGA GGTATCGCGGGGGATCATCAACGATCCCCCGCCCCTCCGGACCCAGGCCAAAGCCCCACACCACATCAGAGAGGGAGCTCAGAGTGGCCTCTGACACTAACCGGCCCTCCGACACCAACTACGTTGTTTAA
- the tmbim4 gene encoding protein lifeguard 4 — protein sequence MDQEKYPRSSIEDDFNYGTNVATASVQIRMDFLRKVYTILSLQIFITTAVSALFMFCDPVKNFIHSSPSVVLLSAIGSLVLIVALAVYRHQHPINLYLLLGFTLLEAVSVATAVTFYEYSIVLQAFILTTAVFAGLTAYTYQSKRDFSKLGAGLFAALWILIIASFMRLFFHNDTVELVFAGSGALIFCGFIIYDTHLLMRKLSPEEHVLASINLYLDIVNLFLHILRILDSMKKH from the exons ATGGACCAAGAAAAATATCCGCGCTCATCGATTGAGGATGATTTTAATTACGGCACGAACGTTGCTACTGCCAGTGTCCAAATCCGTATGG ATTTCCTACGCAAAGTATACACGATCCTTTCATTGCAGATATTTATAACTACAGCGGTGTCTGCCCTGTTCATGTTCTGTGACCCCGTCAAAAACTTTATACATTCAAG TCCCTCTGTGGTACTGCTGTCAGCAATTGGATCCCTGGTTTTGATTGTTGCCTTGGCTGTCTACCGACACCAGCATCCTATCAACCTCTATTTACTTTTGGGATTC ACTTTGTTAGAAGCTGTGTCTGTGGCCACAGCTG TAACTTTCTATGAATACTCGATAGTACTCCAGGCCTTCATCCTCACAACCGCTGTATTTGCTGGCCTGACTGCATACACTTATCAGTCAAAGCGGGACTTCAGCAAGCTTGGCGCCGG GTTGTTTGCTGCCCTGTGGATCCTGATCATTGCCAGCTTTATGCGG CTGTTCTTCCACAACGACACGGTAGAGCTGGTATTTGCCGGTTCCGGCGCCCTGATCTTCTGCGGCTTCATCATCTACGACACCCACCTGCTCATGCGCAAGCTGTCGCCCGAGGAGCACGTGCTGGCCTCCATCAACCTCTACCTGGACATAGTCAACCTCTTCCTGCACATCCTGCGCATCCTCGACTCAATGAAGAAACACTGA
- the vhll gene encoding von Hippel-Lindau-like protein yields MADQEALQPLKSLNSYEPTYIDFVNKSSGNARVWWLNFSGAPVSYGDIRPGQTLKMNTFLTHPWIFRASDGSKLLANFGEVYFPAAALYGDDGNPLFRTVTITAPVYSLQEYCSKLIRKLVRKEDIDKLEIPEFLRKDIRRTPNLLQ; encoded by the exons ATGGCTGACCAGGAAGCTCTTCAACCTCTCAAATCTCTCAATTCATACGAGCCTACGTATATCGACTTTGTCAATAAGTCCAGCGGGAACGCAAGAGTATGGTGGTTAAACTTTTCAGGCGCTCCAGTCTCATATGGCGACATAAGGCCTGGGCAAACacttaaaatgaatacatttctgA CACATCCCTGGATTTTTCGAGCATCAGACGGATCAAAACTGCTGGCAAACTTTGGCGAGGTTTATTTTCCAGCAGCTGCGCTATATGGAGATGACGGCAACCCGCTGTTCCGCACGGTTACGATTACCGCCCCCG TGTACTCCTTACAAGAATACTGCTCAAAGCTCATCCGAAAACTGGTGAGAAAAGAAGATATCGACAAACTTGAAATCCCCGAATTTTTGAGAAAGGACATCCGACGCACACCTAATTTACTGCAATAA
- the wif1 gene encoding wnt inhibitory factor 1 isoform X1, with protein MAFGTPMFQLYFKTYFFLLLGGLVVEAAPEQGSLCMWIDANQARILIGFEEDILIVSEGRMAPFTHDFKKAQQRMPAIPVHIHYVNFTWQVTDQAEYFYEFQTLRSFDKDIMDDPTVNVPRLGSVPHKASVVQVGFPCRGDQDGVAAFEVTILVMDGGGNIVLRTPHNAIFFKSCQRAKCPGGCRNGGYCNERQVCECHDGFYGTQCEKALCSPRCMNGGLCMSPGLCGCPPGYYGASCEKANCSTTCFNGGTCFHPGKCVCPTGFEGSRCEKSKCRQPCRNGGKCMGKNKCKCSKGYHGDLCSKAVCEPSCGAHGTCLEPNRCQCRDGWHGRHCNKRYRGGSSTIPRPSGPRPKPHTTSERELRVASDTNRPSDTNYVV; from the exons ATGGCTTTTGGGACGCCTATGTTTCAGCTGTATTTTAAGACTTACTTTTTTCTACTTTTGGGGGGTTTGGTAGTCGAAGCTGCCCCAGAGCAAGGAAGTCTGTGCATGTGGATTGATGCTAACCAAGCTAGGATATTAATAG GTTTCGAGGAGGATATTTTGATTGTGTCAGAGGGCAGAATGGCTCCATTCACACACGACTTCAAGAAAGCGCAGCAGCGGATGCCCGCTATACCTGTTCATATCCACTACGTGAACTTCACCTGGCAAGTGACTGATCAG GCTGAGTACTTCTACGAGTTCCAGACTCTACGTTCATTCGACAAAGACATCATGGATGACCCTACTGTCAACGTCCCCCGATTAGGCTCTGTACCGCACAAAGCTTCAG TGGTGCAGGTAGGTTTCCCATGCCGAGGCGATCAGGACGGTGTTGCGGCATTCGAGGTCACCATCCTGGTGATGGACGGGGGTGGAAACATCGTTCTGCGGACCCCGCATAACGCCATCTTCTTCAAGTCCTGCCAGAGAG CGAAGTGTCCTGGGGGCTGCAGGAACGGAGGCTACTGTAACGAGAGGCAGGTCTGCGAGTGCCACGATGGCTTCTATGGCAcgcagtgtgaaaaag CCCTGTGTTCACCACGGTGCATGAATGGAGGTCTGTGTATGAGTCCAGGGCTGTGTGGTTGTCCCCCAGGCTACTATGGTGCCAGCTGTGAGAAAG CAAACTGCAGCACTACGTGTTTTAATGGGGGAACTTGCTTCCATCCCGGGAAATGTGTTTGCCCCACTGGCTTTGAGGGCAGCCGCTGTGAAAAAA GTAAATGCCGGCAGCCATGCCGCAATGGAGGCAAATGCATGGGCAAGAACAAATGCAAGTGCAGCaagggttaccatggagatcTGTGCTCCAAGG ctGTCTGTGAGCCCAGCTGCGGAGCACACGGGACTTGCTTAGAGCCCAACAGGTGTCAGTGCCGGGACGGTTGGCATGGACGTCACTGTAATAAGA GGTATCGCGGGGGATCATCAACGATCCCCCGCCCCTCCGGACCCAGGCCAAAGCCCCACACCACATCAGAGAGGGAGCTCAGAGTGGCCTCTGACACTAACCGGCCCTCCGACACCAACTACGTTGTTTAA
- the lemd3 gene encoding inner nuclear membrane protein Man1, with amino-acid sequence MASTQLTDEQLFSELKRLGFTPGPLTENTRPVYLKKLKKLREEQQQQRSRGAKGRNSGSISNNSGSGGTNGNTAAGASGFRTRAPLNAAPSPGGRRDLNEKRTDRAGKFVLGFSSDESDAEAPLKKGGPSHNGSRRDRGSGPQSRCVRPTQETPAAARRSPGAHLGLSAVRRSAFTSPWWTDQAKSDLGETQSCVAKDNDYGEPEERDDSEEETEKSSRTVNGNRASYAADASKLAGDYSDSDEEEDREGQRYRARRHLSRGEPKSASSPYRSVRESESGQEKASGIIAVNDPPGVGSLDVMGERGEDDDETSEFSGGLFNRSYPKSSSFISGVMDEKDGETSSSRPAGCSKNHVDGGDGVASRFRIGLRPRFSSCNNSLSTTYRPNHSNHTGSNHSYSQAAHKHKQAVPEDELLQQFRREEVSSTGGFSAHYLSMFLLTAACLFFVVLGLMYLRMRGSSASEGVVAKSHPFGTVFDNSYNNTEKDLILSLLLQLHDHLADIAGEHDCKDLTDPLNRSISFSEATQYLKLRNKDYENWIQSSLEWIIKTGETAGIRLIAADPTQPVEDVSEIYRLESTHPRMSFLCRFRRAFLIVIYRAILILTGIGVVWGLMCYMKYRWRREEEETRQMYDMVERIIDVLRSHNEACQDNKELQPYLPIPHVRDSLVQPQERKKMKKVWDRAVTFLSANESRIRTETQRIGGADFLVWRWLQPSMSCDKMCSIPSKVWQGKAFPLDRRNSPPNSLTPCLKIRNMFDPVMEIGENWHLAIHEAILEKCSDNDGIVHIAVDKNSREGCVYVKCLSAEHAGKAFKALHGSWFDGKLVTVKYLRLDRYHQRFPQALACSTPLKPSNSSMNTMVRLHQRSSPSSSLAFS; translated from the exons ATGGCGTCTACGCAGCTAACAGATGAGCAGCTTTTCTCCGAGTTAAAACGTCTAGGGTTCACCCCGGGCCCGCTCACTGAGAACACACGGCCCGTGTACCTAAAAAAGCTTAAAAAGCTACGcgaggaacaacaacaacagcggTCCCGGGGCGCTAAAGGACGCAACAGCGGCAGCATCAGCAACAACAGCGGTAGCGGCGGTACTAACGGCAACACGGCGGCGGGAGCGTCGGGCTTCAGGACCAGGGCACCCCTGAACGCGGCTCCGAGCCCCGGCGGCCGTCGGGATCTGAACGAAAAGCGCACGGACAGGGCGGGGAAGTTCGTTTTGGGATTTAGCTCTGACGAGTCGGACGCAGAAGCGCCGCTGAAAAAAGGAGGCCCGAGCCATAATGGCAGTAGGAGAGACCGAGGCTCGGGACCGCAGTCCCGGTGTGTAAGGCCTACGCAAGAAACACCAGCCGCCGCTCGGAGGAGTCCCGGAGCCCATCTCGGGCTGTCGGCGGTGCGGCGGAGCGCCTTCACATCTCCATGGTGGACAGACCAGGCCAAATCGGACTTGGGGGAGACGCAGTCCTGCGTGGCGAAGGATAACGATTACGGCGAGCCAGAGGAGAGAGACGATTCTGAAGAGGAGACGGAGAAGAGCAGCCGAACTGTGAACGGGAACAGGGCGTCTTACGCGGCAGACGCTAGTAAGCTGGCCGGGGATTATTCCGATTCGGACGAGGAGGAGGACCGTGAAGGCCAGCGTTATCGAGCACGCCGACATCTTTCCAGGGGTGAGCCGAAGTCCGCTTCGTCTCCGTACCGAAGTGTCCGGGAGTCGGAGAGTGGTCAGGAGAAGGCGTCGGGCATCATCGCAGTAAATGACCCTCCTGGCGTTGGAAGTCTAGACGTGATGGGGGAGCGGGGGGAGGACGATGATGAAACAAGCGAGTTTAGCGGTGGCTTGTTCAACCGCAGTTATCCAAAAAGTTCTAGTTTCATATCCGGCGTTATGGACGAGAAGGACGGGGAGACTAGCAGCAGCAGGCCCGCTGGGTGCAGTAAGAACCACGTCGACGGCGGAGATGGCGTAGCGAGCAGGTTTAGGATCGGGCTCAGACCTCGCTTTTCCTCGTGTAATAATAGTCTGTCCACGACCTACCGACCTAACCACTCGAACCACACAGGCTCGAACCATAGCTACAGCCAGGCCGCCCACAAACATAAGCAGGCGGTTCCCGAGGACGAGCTCCTCCAGCAGTTCCGAAGGGAAGAGGTGTCTTCGACCGGCGGCTTCAGCGCACACTACCTGTCCATGTTTCTGCTGACCGCTGCCTGCCTGTTTTTCGTTGTGCTTGGCCTCATGTACCTGCGGATGCGGGGGTCCAGCGCTTCAGAGGGAGTTGTTG ccAAGAGCCACCCATTTGGTACAGTCTTTGACAACTCATAT AACAATACAGAGAAGGACCTCATCCTCAGTCTTTTGCTCCAGCTGCATGACCATCTGGCTGATATTGCAG GAGAACATGACTGCAAAGACCTCACCGACCCATTAAACAGAAGTATCTCCTTCTCAGAGGCCACTCAGTACCTAAAG CTCCGAAATAAGGATTATGAAAACTGGATACAATCTTCCCTGGAGTGGATCATTAAAACAGGAGAGACTGCTGGTATAAG GTTGATTGCAGCAGACCCCACACAGCCAGTGGAGGATGTGTCTGAGATCTATCGTCTGGAGTCAACCCACCCCCGCATGTCCTTCCTCTGCCGCTTCCGGCGAGCCTTCTTAATTGTTATCTACAGAGCaatcctcatcctcactg GCATAGGTGTTGTCTGGGGCTTGATGTGTTACATGAAGTACcgctggaggagagaggaggaggagaccaGGCAGATGTATGACATGGTGGAAAGAATCATAG ATGTGCTGAGGAGCCACAATGAGGCGTGTCAGGACAACAAGGAGCTGCAGCCCTACCTGCCTATCCCTCACGTGCGGGACTCGCTCGTGCAGCCCCAGGAGAG gaagaagatgaagaaagtgTGGGACAGGGCCGTAACTTTTCTGTCTGCCAATGAGTCCCGTATCCGGACAGAAACTCAGAGGATCGGGGGAGCTGATTTCCTCGTGTGGCGGTGGCTTCAGCCCTCCATGTCCTGTGACAAGATGTGCAGCATACCCTCCAAAGTGTGGCAGGGCAAAG CATTCCCTTTGGATCGAAGAAATTCGCCACCCAACAGCTTGACGCCATGTCTGAAGATCCGCAACATGTTTGACCCTGTAAT GGAGATTGGGGAAAACTGGCACCTTGCCATTCATGAAGCCATCCTGGAGAAATGCAGTGACAATGATGGGATTGTCCACATCGCTGTTGACAAGAACTCACGAGAG ggctgtgtttatgtgaagtGCCTTTCAGCAGAGCACGCAGGTAAAGCTTTCAAGGCTCTTCACGGCTCTTGGTTTGATG GAAAGCTGGTGACTGTGAAGTACCTGCGCCTGGACCGCTACCACCAACGTTTCCCACAGGCCCTGGCCTGCAGCACGCCCCTGAAACCCTCCAACTCCAGCATGAACACCATGGTCCGTCTGCACCAGCGTTCCAGCCCATCCAGCTCCCTGGCCTTCTCCTGA